In Nitrospira sp., a single genomic region encodes these proteins:
- a CDS encoding acyl carrier protein — MNDRVVVGKIIAALGEYLRRDPATIQENYHLRDDLGLDSMAVIELLYKIEETFNIQIPDEDLVGLTTVGSVAQYVEHRLAPAKPVVSASAKAKTKKRKG, encoded by the coding sequence ATGAATGACCGTGTCGTGGTCGGAAAAATCATTGCCGCTCTGGGTGAGTATCTGCGGCGAGACCCCGCGACCATCCAGGAGAACTACCACCTCCGAGACGATCTCGGCTTGGATTCCATGGCGGTTATTGAATTGCTGTACAAGATCGAAGAGACCTTCAACATTCAGATTCCCGACGAAGATCTGGTCGGGTTGACAACGGTCGGCTCCGTCGCCCAGTACGTGGAACATCGTCTGGCGCCTGCCAAACCCGTCGTATCTGCGTCGGCAAAAGCCAAGACGAAAAAACGTAAAGGCTGA
- the fabF gene encoding beta-ketoacyl-ACP synthase II, translated as MKARVVVTGLGIVSPIGIGVSEFWKSALDGRSGISAISGFDPFPIDGYRSKVAGQVREFSPERYLDPQYADRVDRYAQFALVAAKEALADSGVIMSKENPHRVGVIVGAGMGGMVMGEREITQLYQQQRPHRVHPNFIPVITLNSASGIVAMASGAKGPNVTISTACSSSAHALGQALHCIREGRADVLIVVGADASITPLVFAGFCSLRALSTKYNDQPEKASRPFDLGRDGFVMGEGAGALIVESLVHARKRKARIYAEVAGYAATSEAYHMVIPREDGEEVAATMRLALADAGATTAQVDYVNAHATSTLIGDAVESKALRQLFRSRADKIAVSATKSLVGHTLGAAGAIGGIATVLTIHTGQVHPTVNYDDPDPACALPGISRASQERKVKMALLNAFGFGSNNAAVVLKRYAA; from the coding sequence ATGAAGGCTCGTGTAGTTGTGACAGGATTGGGAATCGTTTCTCCGATCGGCATCGGAGTCAGCGAATTCTGGAAATCCGCGCTCGACGGCCGGTCCGGGATCTCGGCCATTTCGGGGTTCGACCCCTTTCCGATAGACGGCTATCGGTCAAAGGTCGCCGGTCAAGTGCGGGAATTTTCTCCTGAACGATACCTCGATCCTCAGTACGCCGACCGGGTCGATCGCTATGCGCAGTTTGCGCTCGTGGCCGCCAAAGAGGCTCTTGCCGATTCGGGGGTGATCATGAGTAAGGAAAATCCCCATCGCGTGGGTGTCATCGTCGGCGCGGGGATGGGTGGCATGGTCATGGGAGAACGGGAGATCACCCAACTGTACCAGCAGCAGCGGCCGCATCGGGTGCACCCCAATTTTATCCCCGTGATCACGCTCAACAGTGCGTCGGGGATCGTCGCCATGGCTAGTGGGGCCAAAGGTCCGAATGTGACGATCTCCACCGCTTGTTCGTCCAGCGCCCATGCTTTAGGTCAGGCGTTGCATTGTATCCGTGAAGGCCGTGCGGACGTCCTCATTGTCGTCGGGGCCGACGCGAGCATCACCCCGCTCGTGTTCGCCGGATTCTGCTCGCTGCGGGCCCTCTCGACCAAGTACAACGATCAGCCGGAAAAGGCCTCGCGCCCGTTCGATCTGGGACGGGACGGATTCGTTATGGGCGAGGGAGCCGGTGCCCTCATCGTGGAGTCGCTGGTCCATGCCAGAAAACGCAAAGCCAGAATTTATGCCGAAGTCGCCGGCTATGCTGCAACCAGCGAAGCCTACCATATGGTGATTCCACGGGAGGACGGCGAGGAGGTCGCCGCGACCATGCGTCTCGCTCTGGCGGATGCGGGAGCAACTACGGCCCAGGTCGACTACGTCAACGCCCATGCGACTTCGACTTTGATCGGTGATGCCGTAGAATCCAAGGCCCTACGCCAGCTCTTCAGGTCACGGGCCGACAAGATTGCCGTCAGCGCCACCAAGTCGCTTGTCGGCCATACTCTAGGCGCGGCCGGCGCGATCGGAGGGATCGCCACGGTCCTAACAATTCACACGGGACAGGTACACCCCACCGTGAACTATGACGATCCCGATCCGGCCTGCGCGTTGCCGGGCATCAGCCGTGCGTCTCAAGAGCGGAAGGTCAAGATGGCGCTGCTCAACGCCTTCGGATTCGGCAGTAACAATGCCGCGGTCGTACTGAAACGGTATGCTGCCTAA